A window from Pseudobutyrivibrio ruminis HUN009 encodes these proteins:
- a CDS encoding Tex family protein — protein sequence MDITKQIASELQVRPAQVDAAIKLLDEGNTVPFISRYRKEATGGLNDEQLRTLSERLTYLRNLEEKKATCLASIEEQGLLTEELKKAILEATTQVAVDDLYRPYRPKRRTRATIAKEKGLESLANIIILQMTNKSLEEEAKAFLNEEKGVETVEDAIAGACDIIAESISDDADYRTWIREKTFKNGRIISKAKDAEAESVYENYYDYDEAIAKLPGHRILALNRGEKEKILKVSIEAPVEDIINYLSKKVISKDNVNTNEVLKATIEDAYTRLIAPSIENEIRNNLTEVAEDGAIKVFGKNLTQLLMQPPIAGRNVLGWDPAFRTGCKIAVVDATGKVLDTTVVYPTAPQNKVEETKKVIKALIKKYNVSLISLGNGTASRESEQIIVDMLKEIPEKVEYIIVNEAGASVYSASKLATEEFPNFDVGQRSATSMARRLQDPLAELVKIDPKSVGVGQYQHDMNQKKLDETLAGVVETCVNAVGVDLNTASASLLEYVSGINKTLAKNIVVYREENGRFNSRAELKKVPKLGPKAFEQCAGFMRIIGGKNPLDATAVHPESYDAAKALLEKLGFDTKDIAAGTLKDIHKSINNIKELSTELGIGEMTLEDIIKELEKPGRDPREDMPKPILKSDVLEMKDLKPGMQLKGTVRNVIDFGAFIDIGVHQDGLVHISQMTDRYIKHPLEVVSVGDIVDVEVLSVDEKKGRISLTMKLGKKDK from the coding sequence ATGGATATTACTAAACAGATAGCATCAGAGCTTCAGGTTAGACCAGCTCAGGTAGATGCAGCAATTAAATTATTGGACGAAGGAAATACAGTCCCTTTTATTTCTCGATATCGTAAGGAAGCTACAGGAGGTCTTAATGACGAACAGCTTCGTACACTTTCAGAAAGATTAACGTATTTACGTAATTTGGAAGAAAAGAAAGCCACTTGTTTAGCATCGATTGAAGAGCAGGGGCTTCTTACAGAAGAGTTAAAGAAAGCTATTCTTGAAGCAACAACACAGGTTGCTGTTGATGATTTGTATAGACCATACAGACCAAAGCGCCGTACAAGAGCTACTATCGCAAAAGAAAAAGGATTAGAGTCACTTGCTAATATCATCATTCTTCAGATGACCAACAAATCTCTTGAGGAAGAAGCTAAGGCTTTCCTCAATGAGGAAAAGGGTGTTGAGACTGTAGAAGATGCAATAGCTGGAGCTTGTGACATTATTGCAGAAAGCATTTCAGATGATGCAGATTATCGTACCTGGATTAGAGAGAAGACTTTCAAAAACGGTCGAATTATCTCTAAGGCGAAGGACGCCGAAGCAGAATCGGTATACGAAAACTATTATGATTATGATGAGGCAATTGCAAAGCTTCCAGGTCACCGTATTCTCGCTTTAAACCGTGGTGAAAAAGAAAAGATTCTCAAGGTCTCTATCGAGGCTCCTGTAGAGGATATAATTAATTACCTTTCAAAGAAAGTAATCAGCAAAGATAACGTAAATACGAATGAAGTTTTGAAAGCAACTATAGAAGATGCATACACAAGACTTATTGCGCCTTCTATTGAAAATGAAATCAGAAACAACCTTACAGAAGTTGCAGAAGACGGAGCTATCAAGGTATTCGGTAAGAACCTTACACAGCTTCTCATGCAGCCTCCAATTGCAGGTCGTAATGTCCTTGGTTGGGACCCTGCATTCAGAACTGGTTGTAAAATTGCCGTAGTAGATGCAACGGGAAAGGTATTAGATACAACAGTTGTATACCCAACAGCTCCTCAGAACAAAGTAGAAGAGACAAAGAAAGTAATAAAAGCACTTATCAAAAAATACAATGTTTCTCTTATTTCTCTTGGAAATGGTACTGCTAGCCGTGAATCAGAGCAAATCATTGTAGATATGCTAAAAGAGATTCCAGAAAAGGTTGAGTACATCATTGTAAACGAAGCTGGTGCTTCAGTTTATTCTGCAAGTAAGCTTGCCACAGAGGAGTTTCCTAACTTTGATGTTGGACAGCGTTCTGCTACATCTATGGCTCGCCGTCTTCAGGATCCATTGGCAGAGCTTGTAAAAATCGACCCTAAATCAGTAGGTGTAGGTCAATATCAACACGATATGAATCAAAAGAAGCTTGATGAGACACTTGCAGGTGTCGTAGAAACTTGTGTTAACGCGGTTGGTGTAGATTTAAATACTGCATCAGCATCATTGCTGGAGTATGTATCAGGTATCAACAAAACTCTTGCAAAGAACATTGTTGTTTACCGTGAAGAAAATGGTAGATTCAATTCAAGAGCGGAGCTAAAAAAGGTTCCAAAGCTTGGACCTAAAGCCTTTGAACAGTGTGCCGGTTTCATGCGTATTATCGGAGGAAAAAATCCTCTTGATGCTACAGCGGTTCATCCAGAAAGCTATGATGCGGCAAAGGCTCTTCTTGAAAAGCTTGGTTTCGATACAAAGGATATTGCAGCAGGCACTCTTAAAGATATTCACAAGAGTATTAATAATATCAAAGAGTTATCCACAGAACTTGGCATTGGAGAGATGACTTTGGAGGATATCATAAAGGAGCTTGAAAAGCCAGGAAGAGATCCTCGTGAAGATATGCCAAAACCAATCCTTAAGAGTGATGTACTTGAGATGAAAGACCTTAAGCCAGGAATGCAGCTCAAGGGTACTGTCAGAAATGTAATTGATTTTGGCGCATTTATTGATATCGGAGTGCATCAGGATGGCCTTGTTCATATTTCTCAGATGACAGATAGATATATCAAGCATCCTTTGGAAGTTGTATCTGTAGGCGATATTGTTGACGTTGAAGTCCTTTCAGTGGATGAAAAGAAGGGCAGAATCAGTCTTACAATGAAGCTTGGAAAGAAAGATAAGTAA
- the tsaE gene encoding tRNA (adenosine(37)-N6)-threonylcarbamoyltransferase complex ATPase subunit type 1 TsaE: MIEVIETNSPEETEKLGRKLASEASPGQVFTLIGDLGVGKTVFTQGFADGLEIDEAICSPTFTIVQVYDTGRLPFYHFDVYRIGDIEEMDEIGYEDYIYGDGVSLIEWANLITDILPEHYTQVTIEKNLEKGFDYRKITIEQI, encoded by the coding sequence ATGATTGAAGTAATAGAAACAAATTCACCAGAAGAAACAGAAAAGCTTGGACGTAAGCTTGCTAGCGAAGCTAGTCCTGGTCAGGTATTTACCTTAATCGGTGATTTGGGCGTTGGCAAAACAGTCTTCACCCAGGGCTTTGCAGATGGTCTTGAAATAGACGAAGCAATCTGTAGTCCTACATTCACTATTGTTCAGGTCTACGACACAGGACGCTTGCCGTTTTATCATTTTGACGTATATCGTATAGGCGATATCGAAGAAATGGATGAAATCGGATACGAGGATTACATCTATGGAGATGGTGTCTCTCTTATTGAGTGGGCTAATCTTATCACCGACATTTTGCCTGAGCATTACACTCAGGTCACAATAGAGAAAAATTTAGAAAAAGGATTCGACTATCGCAAAATTACGATAGAGCAAATATAG
- a CDS encoding YcxB family protein — MGQEITFSVKIKEEDLYRYNIHHAYTSTQGIFSIVLFVLLVAVWILRFSVLSPIYRVAYPLVAIVFLLYIPMTLKMRAKAQMAQKVFMHPLTYRFTDTGIVVSSPVSEEDSELPWEYIYKISTWKDYLLIYSNRINAYIIPKEDIASQYEDAVAYIKTHVEDYKIQIK; from the coding sequence ATGGGACAGGAAATTACATTTAGCGTAAAAATCAAAGAAGAGGATTTATATCGCTACAATATCCATCACGCATATACCAGCACACAGGGAATCTTTTCAATAGTTCTTTTTGTGCTTTTAGTGGCAGTTTGGATATTACGTTTCTCAGTTTTATCACCAATATACAGAGTGGCATATCCGCTTGTAGCAATAGTTTTTTTACTATACATTCCTATGACTCTCAAGATGAGAGCTAAGGCCCAGATGGCTCAGAAAGTATTTATGCATCCTCTTACATATCGCTTCACTGACACAGGCATAGTTGTCAGTTCACCGGTATCTGAGGAGGATTCGGAGCTTCCATGGGAGTACATCTACAAGATTTCCACTTGGAAGGATTATCTCCTTATTTACAGCAACAGGATTAATGCCTATATTATCCCAAAGGAAGATATAGCCAGCCAATATGAAGATGCTGTTGCATACATCAAAACTCACGTAGAGGATTATAAGATTCAAATAAAATGA
- a CDS encoding DUF1667 domain-containing protein: protein MEKRELTCIGCPMGCQITVELNDGEVVSVTGNTCGIGDKYARNEVTHPERTVTSTAVILGGDKPRVSVKTASNIPKDKIDDVMKEIDAAVMKAPVHIGDVVVKNVCGTGVDVVATRNVEAV, encoded by the coding sequence ATGGAAAAGAGAGAGTTAACATGTATTGGCTGCCCAATGGGATGCCAGATTACAGTAGAATTAAATGATGGCGAAGTTGTATCGGTGACAGGTAACACATGTGGCATTGGTGATAAATATGCAAGAAATGAAGTGACACATCCTGAGAGAACAGTTACATCTACAGCTGTTATTCTTGGAGGAGATAAGCCAAGAGTTTCAGTTAAAACTGCAAGCAATATTCCAAAGGATAAAATTGATGATGTTATGAAAGAAATTGATGCAGCCGTTATGAAGGCTCCTGTTCACATTGGCGATGTAGTAGTTAAAAATGTATGTGGCACAGGCGTGGATGTTGTAGCAACTAGAAATGTTGAGGCAGTATAA
- a CDS encoding glycerol-3-phosphate responsive antiterminator, with amino-acid sequence MNREFIEKLENNPVIAAVKDDKGLEKALKTECEIIFILYGDICNISDIVEEIKSDGKVAMVHMDLIAGLGSGKDVAVDYIKNTVKADGIITTKGSLIERANQLGMYTVLRYFVIDSMALVNIEKQDRHGIAQPDVIEILPGIVQPKIIKKINSISKVPVIAGGLISDREDVMNALNNGVLAVSSTNEAVWEL; translated from the coding sequence ATGAACAGAGAGTTTATCGAAAAACTAGAGAACAATCCAGTTATTGCAGCAGTCAAAGACGATAAAGGCCTTGAAAAAGCCTTAAAGACAGAGTGCGAAATAATCTTCATTCTGTATGGGGATATTTGCAACATCTCTGACATCGTTGAGGAAATTAAGTCAGACGGCAAGGTGGCTATGGTGCACATGGATTTAATAGCAGGCCTCGGTAGTGGTAAGGATGTTGCAGTAGACTACATCAAGAATACCGTCAAAGCGGATGGAATAATTACCACTAAAGGAAGCTTGATAGAGCGAGCAAATCAGCTTGGAATGTACACAGTGCTCAGGTATTTCGTGATAGATAGTATGGCTCTTGTTAATATCGAAAAGCAGGACCGTCACGGAATAGCTCAGCCAGATGTCATCGAGATTCTCCCTGGAATAGTTCAGCCAAAGATTATCAAAAAGATAAACAGTATTAGCAAGGTTCCAGTTATTGCTGGAGGACTTATTTCAGATAGAGAAGATGTTATGAATGCGCTTAATAATGGGGTGCTTGCAGTATCTTCTACAAATGAAGCAGTCTGGGAGCTATAG
- a CDS encoding NAD(P)/FAD-dependent oxidoreductase, whose amino-acid sequence MYDVVIIGAGVSGSSIARELSRYNANVCVLDKCSDVCEGTTKANSAIVHAGFDAAEGSLMAKLNVRGNEMMDEICKDLDVPFKRNGSMVVCIHKEALPGLQDLYDRGVKNGVKGLRILTREEALEMEPNLSDNVEGALYAPTGGIICPFKLNIAMAENANVNGVEFRFNTEVEDIKKGEDGMWHLRTNNGEYITKYVVNAAGVYADKFHNMVSAKKIHITPRRGDYCLLDKEAGNHVTHTIFPQPTDLGKGVLVTPTVHGNLLVGPTAIDIENKEGVNTTGEGIGDLIAKANDHVKNLPMRKVITSFAGLRAHEDGHEFIIGEVEDAKGFVDCAGIESPGLSASPAIGEMVADILKEAMNLTKKENWVGTRKDILNPENLTLEERNELIKKNPAYGNIICRCESISEGEILDAIHRPLGARTLDGVKRRTRAGMGRCQAGFCSPKVMEIIHRELGLPYEEITKSGGQSKIVTHRTKNQKGGNQ is encoded by the coding sequence ATGTATGATGTAGTAATCATAGGAGCTGGCGTTTCAGGTAGCTCCATTGCAAGAGAGTTATCAAGATACAATGCAAATGTATGTGTCTTAGATAAGTGCAGTGATGTTTGTGAGGGGACAACAAAAGCAAATTCAGCCATTGTTCATGCTGGATTTGATGCAGCAGAGGGATCATTGATGGCCAAGTTAAATGTTCGAGGCAATGAGATGATGGACGAAATCTGCAAGGATTTGGATGTTCCATTTAAGAGAAATGGTTCTATGGTAGTTTGCATTCACAAGGAGGCATTACCAGGACTTCAGGACCTTTACGATAGAGGTGTAAAAAATGGTGTAAAGGGTCTTAGGATTTTAACCAGAGAAGAAGCACTTGAAATGGAACCAAATCTTTCAGACAACGTTGAAGGCGCTTTATATGCTCCAACAGGTGGAATCATTTGCCCATTTAAGCTCAATATTGCAATGGCAGAAAATGCAAATGTTAATGGCGTAGAATTCAGATTTAACACTGAAGTTGAAGATATCAAAAAAGGTGAAGATGGAATGTGGCATCTTCGTACAAACAATGGTGAATACATCACAAAGTATGTTGTAAATGCTGCTGGTGTATATGCTGATAAGTTTCACAACATGGTTAGTGCAAAGAAAATTCATATCACTCCAAGAAGAGGTGATTACTGCTTGCTTGATAAAGAAGCTGGAAATCATGTTACACACACAATTTTCCCTCAGCCAACAGACCTTGGTAAGGGTGTTCTTGTTACACCAACAGTACATGGCAACTTGTTAGTTGGGCCAACAGCAATTGATATTGAAAACAAAGAAGGGGTAAATACAACAGGAGAAGGAATCGGCGACCTTATTGCAAAGGCAAATGATCATGTAAAGAACCTTCCAATGAGAAAAGTTATTACATCCTTTGCAGGACTTAGAGCTCATGAAGACGGCCATGAATTTATCATTGGCGAAGTAGAGGATGCTAAGGGATTTGTTGATTGTGCAGGAATTGAGTCTCCTGGACTTTCAGCTAGTCCAGCAATTGGAGAGATGGTAGCTGATATTCTTAAAGAGGCAATGAATCTCACAAAGAAAGAAAACTGGGTGGGAACACGTAAGGATATTTTAAATCCTGAGAATCTTACTCTTGAAGAAAGAAATGAATTAATTAAGAAAAATCCAGCTTATGGAAATATCATCTGCCGTTGCGAATCTATTTCAGAGGGCGAGATTTTAGATGCAATTCACAGACCTCTTGGTGCTCGCACACTTGATGGTGTAAAGCGTAGAACAAGAGCAGGAATGGGAAGATGCCAGGCAGGATTCTGCTCACCAAAGGTTATGGAAATTATCCACAGAGAGTTAGGTCTTCCTTATGAGGAGATTACAAAGAGTGGTGGACAATCAAAGATTGTTACACATCGTACAAAGAACCAGAAGGGAGGCAATCAGTAA
- a CDS encoding ROK family transcriptional regulator — MKYQGINLGNVKISNRSSILRLLNNNGAMSRKDISEAVGLTAASVTLITTELLEEGVIVELGEAEEEKRAGRKKILVDINHAYKNVLCIAIEADETYISVTDLRGNVTCGYSMPTDKKTMPEVFLKKITSECKRILWENDILKDTILGVAVTVPGKVDRARGISLNTYNIWTDEVRIADIVKDELSFPIIVENNLKAYAQSEIYFGKGKEEGNLLLLKWGPGVGSAIIVDQHIYQGANGMAAEIGHMTSGEDRVCNCGRKGCLEAYISTHAIINDIKASDKTMPCLREWIAKGNQMTPMNIKEWSGLGDLPLKEILDEKIHRLAHNVRNAISLIDPNRVVLIGYMFDIPGIYDSFIEAYKQFDDRISNDFFVKSELSERINHTEGLAVVLEELFF; from the coding sequence ATGAAATATCAGGGAATCAATTTAGGAAACGTAAAAATTAGTAACCGATCTTCAATTCTCCGATTACTCAATAACAATGGAGCAATGTCAAGAAAAGACATATCTGAGGCGGTTGGTTTAACAGCCGCCTCTGTTACTCTGATAACCACTGAGCTTTTGGAAGAAGGCGTTATTGTTGAACTTGGAGAAGCAGAAGAGGAAAAGCGTGCAGGCCGCAAGAAAATTCTTGTGGATATTAACCATGCATATAAAAATGTTCTGTGCATTGCTATTGAGGCTGATGAAACATATATCTCGGTTACAGATTTAAGAGGCAATGTAACATGTGGCTATTCAATGCCTACAGATAAAAAAACAATGCCAGAAGTATTTCTTAAAAAAATCACTTCCGAGTGCAAAAGAATCCTTTGGGAGAATGACATTCTCAAGGATACAATTCTTGGCGTGGCAGTAACTGTTCCAGGAAAAGTAGATAGAGCACGTGGAATTTCCCTGAATACCTACAATATTTGGACAGACGAAGTTAGGATTGCAGATATTGTTAAAGATGAGCTGAGTTTTCCAATTATCGTTGAGAATAACTTAAAAGCTTATGCTCAAAGTGAAATTTACTTTGGAAAAGGAAAAGAAGAAGGTAATCTGCTTCTTTTGAAGTGGGGGCCAGGTGTTGGTTCAGCTATAATTGTTGATCAACACATTTACCAAGGTGCTAATGGTATGGCGGCAGAAATTGGTCACATGACTTCTGGTGAAGACAGAGTTTGCAATTGCGGAAGAAAAGGTTGTTTGGAAGCCTACATTTCAACGCATGCAATTATCAACGATATAAAAGCATCAGATAAGACTATGCCTTGTCTTCGGGAATGGATTGCAAAAGGCAATCAGATGACACCTATGAACATAAAGGAGTGGAGTGGTCTTGGTGACTTACCACTTAAAGAAATTTTAGACGAAAAGATACACCGTCTTGCTCACAATGTTCGCAACGCAATCAGCTTAATCGATCCAAACAGAGTGGTTCTCATTGGTTATATGTTCGATATACCGGGCATTTATGATAGCTTCATTGAAGCCTACAAGCAGTTTGATGATAGAATATCTAATGATTTCTTTGTCAAATCAGAACTGTCAGAAAGAATTAATCATACAGAAGGATTAGCTGTAGTTTTAGAAGAATTATTTTTCTAA
- a CDS encoding acyltransferase family protein — protein MKKRIIGLDILRVIGVIFIFCYHFTVDYIYRGNGTDSIMPGINYFFNVMARPASLFLFIISGYALMYNKEDTISLKQYYLKRFKGLYIPFYVAYTLMTCLYFFVNNGITASFVQPWKFIYTILGIDGMMFQVEANFYLIGEWFMSCIVICYAVYPLLAWLLKKAKFITLAVLLIISNVMLFVYNPFQINVLMNPLFVLVYFYIGMLMHETIGTKQIPTWTKWVCLVITVLIWGHYLVQGFAPESALFMLSAEAGEIAFAIWSVAMIIGLRDVTLKEDGRMYAAVAYISKISWCVILVHHALIGLFFSTRDVQGYTSKDLFVAFIMMVLLSWGGAELVIKLSAKVNAFLFPKKAK, from the coding sequence ATGAAAAAGCGAATCATAGGACTTGATATTCTTAGAGTCATTGGAGTAATCTTTATTTTTTGCTATCACTTTACGGTGGACTATATTTACAGAGGAAATGGAACTGATTCCATAATGCCAGGCATTAATTATTTCTTTAATGTTATGGCTAGACCAGCCAGTCTTTTCTTGTTCATAATCTCGGGTTATGCCCTTATGTACAACAAGGAGGATACCATTTCTCTTAAACAGTATTATCTTAAACGATTTAAGGGATTATACATTCCTTTTTATGTAGCATACACACTGATGACATGCTTGTATTTCTTTGTAAATAATGGAATTACAGCTTCATTTGTACAGCCATGGAAATTCATTTATACCATATTAGGCATTGATGGAATGATGTTCCAGGTTGAGGCCAACTTCTACCTTATTGGTGAGTGGTTCATGTCTTGTATTGTTATTTGTTATGCAGTGTATCCATTGCTGGCATGGCTTCTCAAAAAAGCAAAATTCATCACCCTTGCAGTTCTTTTGATTATTAGCAATGTAATGCTTTTTGTTTACAATCCATTCCAAATAAATGTACTGATGAATCCTCTTTTTGTTTTAGTTTATTTCTACATTGGAATGCTCATGCATGAAACAATAGGAACCAAGCAAATCCCTACATGGACTAAGTGGGTTTGCCTTGTCATAACAGTTCTCATTTGGGGTCATTATTTAGTGCAGGGCTTTGCGCCTGAGTCTGCGTTGTTCATGCTTTCAGCTGAAGCGGGAGAAATCGCATTTGCGATATGGTCAGTTGCTATGATTATTGGCCTTCGCGATGTTACTCTCAAGGAAGATGGCAGAATGTATGCAGCAGTTGCTTATATTTCAAAGATTAGCTGGTGTGTTATTTTGGTACATCATGCATTAATTGGGCTGTTCTTCTCAACAAGAGATGTTCAAGGATATACAAGCAAGGATTTGTTTGTTGCCTTTATTATGATGGTTCTTTTAAGTTGGGGCGGAGCAGAGCTTGTAATAAAACTTTCAGCAAAGGTAAATGCTTTTCTATTTCCAAAGAAGGCAAAATAA
- a CDS encoding NAD(P)/FAD-dependent oxidoreductase encodes MLNYDIVIVGGGPAGLAAAVAARNAGVDKILILERDKELGGILNQCIHNGFGLHTFKEELTGPEYAYRFIEKVLDAKIEYKLNTMVMDISEDRVVTAMSREDGMYQIKAGAVILAMGCRERPRGALNIPGYRPAGIFSAGTAQRLVNIEGYMPGREVVILGSGDIGLIMARRMTLEGAKVKVVAELMPYSGGLKRNIVQCLDDFGIPLKLSHTVVDIEGKEHLEAVTIAQVDNHGKPIPGTEERYTCDTLLLSCGLIPENELSRNAGVEMSPITSGPIVNESLETNIPGVFACGNVLHVHDLVDYVSEEADRAGQNAAKFIKGELADNGGEEIEIVATEGARYTVPSTIDLGRMDDKLTVRFRVGAVYKDSYVSVYFDDERVMHNKKRIMAPGEMEQVILLKSKLEEKPGLKKITVKIENE; translated from the coding sequence ATGCTTAATTATGATATTGTTATCGTTGGCGGAGGCCCAGCAGGACTTGCAGCAGCAGTAGCTGCTAGAAACGCAGGTGTAGATAAAATTCTTATCCTTGAAAGAGATAAGGAATTAGGAGGAATCTTAAATCAGTGTATCCACAATGGTTTCGGACTCCACACGTTTAAAGAAGAGCTTACAGGCCCTGAGTATGCATATAGATTTATTGAAAAGGTGCTTGATGCAAAAATCGAATATAAGCTGAACACCATGGTAATGGATATCTCTGAAGATAGAGTAGTTACAGCTATGAGCAGAGAGGATGGAATGTATCAGATCAAGGCTGGTGCAGTTATTCTTGCAATGGGATGCCGTGAGCGTCCTAGAGGAGCTTTAAACATTCCTGGTTACAGACCAGCAGGAATATTCTCTGCAGGTACAGCTCAGCGTCTTGTAAATATCGAAGGATATATGCCAGGACGTGAGGTAGTTATTCTGGGCTCTGGTGATATCGGACTTATTATGGCACGCCGTATGACACTTGAAGGAGCAAAGGTCAAAGTAGTTGCAGAGCTTATGCCTTATTCTGGTGGATTAAAGAGAAATATCGTTCAGTGTCTTGATGACTTTGGTATTCCACTTAAGCTTAGTCACACAGTTGTAGATATTGAAGGAAAAGAACATCTTGAAGCAGTTACAATTGCTCAGGTAGATAATCATGGAAAGCCAATTCCTGGAACAGAGGAAAGATATACATGTGATACGCTTCTTCTTTCTTGCGGATTGATTCCAGAAAATGAGTTATCAAGAAATGCAGGAGTAGAGATGAGTCCAATTACAAGTGGACCTATTGTAAACGAGTCACTTGAAACAAACATCCCAGGCGTCTTTGCCTGTGGAAATGTTCTTCATGTACATGATCTTGTTGACTATGTTTCGGAAGAAGCTGATAGAGCGGGACAGAATGCAGCAAAATTCATCAAGGGTGAGCTTGCTGATAACGGTGGAGAAGAAATTGAAATCGTGGCTACAGAAGGTGCTCGCTATACTGTTCCTTCAACAATCGACCTTGGAAGAATGGATGATAAACTTACTGTAAGATTCAGAGTTGGCGCTGTATATAAGGATTCATATGTAAGTGTATATTTTGATGATGAGCGAGTAATGCATAACAAAAAACGTATTATGGCTCCTGGAGAGATGGAACAGGTTATCTTGCTTAAATCTAAGCTAGAAGAAAAGCCTGGTTTAAAGAAAATTACAGTAAAGATTGAAAATGAGTAA
- the glpK gene encoding glycerol kinase GlpK — MGKYVMALDAGTTSNRCILFNEKGEMCAAVNKEFTQFFPQPGWVEHDANEIWQTQLSVAREAVRSIGATADDIAAIGITNQRETVIVWDRATGQPIYHAIVWQCRRTSDFAEQMKGKIPGIVEKFQSKTGLKFDPYFSGTKLRWILDNVEGAREKAERGELCFGTVDSWLIYKLTKGKVHVTDYSNASRTLLFNINTLEWDEELCQILDIPMSMLPEVKPSSCIYGESDPEFFGGPIRIAGAAGDQQAALFGQTCFNEGDAKNTYGTGCFMLMNTGEKPIFSKNDLLTTIAWGLDGKITYALEGSVYVAGAAIQWLRDELKVVDSSPDSEYFATRVNDTNGCYVVPAFTGLGAPYWDPYARGAITGLTRGVNKYHIIRATLESLAYQTYDVLHAMELDSGKHLNSLKVDGGASNNNFLMQFQSDIINTNVVRPCCVETTAMGAAYLAGLAVGYWDSKEDVIKNWGICREFKPEMTDEKRKEALKGWAKAVAATRGWAKD, encoded by the coding sequence ATGGGTAAATATGTAATGGCATTAGATGCCGGAACAACAAGCAACAGATGTATTCTGTTTAATGAAAAAGGAGAGATGTGTGCAGCGGTCAATAAAGAATTCACACAGTTCTTTCCGCAGCCTGGTTGGGTAGAGCATGATGCAAACGAAATCTGGCAGACACAGCTATCAGTAGCTCGTGAAGCAGTCAGAAGCATCGGTGCAACAGCAGATGATATTGCTGCAATCGGTATTACAAATCAAAGAGAAACAGTTATTGTTTGGGATAGAGCTACAGGCCAGCCAATATATCATGCAATAGTTTGGCAGTGCCGTAGAACATCGGATTTTGCTGAGCAAATGAAAGGCAAAATTCCAGGAATCGTTGAAAAGTTCCAGTCAAAAACAGGATTAAAGTTTGATCCTTATTTTTCAGGAACAAAGCTCAGATGGATTCTTGATAATGTAGAGGGAGCTCGTGAAAAAGCTGAAAGAGGCGAGCTTTGTTTTGGAACAGTAGATTCCTGGTTGATATACAAGCTTACCAAAGGCAAGGTTCACGTTACAGATTACTCAAATGCATCAAGAACACTTTTGTTCAACATCAACACTCTTGAGTGGGATGAGGAGCTTTGCCAGATACTTGATATTCCAATGAGCATGCTTCCAGAGGTAAAGCCTTCAAGCTGCATATACGGAGAGTCAGATCCAGAATTTTTTGGTGGCCCAATTCGTATCGCAGGCGCTGCAGGTGATCAGCAGGCTGCATTGTTTGGACAGACATGCTTCAATGAGGGCGATGCTAAAAACACATATGGCACAGGTTGCTTCATGTTAATGAACACAGGCGAAAAGCCAATCTTCTCAAAGAATGATTTGCTTACTACTATTGCTTGGGGCTTGGATGGAAAAATTACTTATGCTCTTGAAGGCTCAGTATATGTTGCAGGCGCTGCTATTCAGTGGCTTCGTGATGAGCTCAAGGTAGTTGATTCATCACCTGATTCAGAATACTTTGCAACTAGAGTAAATGATACAAATGGATGTTATGTAGTTCCAGCCTTCACAGGTCTTGGCGCTCCATACTGGGATCCATATGCAAGAGGCGCAATCACAGGTCTTACACGTGGTGTTAACAAATACCATATAATCAGAGCTACACTTGAATCACTTGCATATCAAACATATGATGTTTTACATGCTATGGAGCTTGACTCAGGAAAGCACCTCAACTCATTAAAGGTTGACGGTGGTGCATCAAACAACAACTTCCTGATGCAGTTCCAGTCTGATATAATAAATACAAACGTAGTTCGTCCTTGCTGTGTAGAAACAACAGCTATGGGTGCTGCATACTTGGCAGGACTTGCTGTTGGCTATTGGGACAGCAAAGAAGACGTCATCAAGAACTGGGGCATCTGCCGCGAGTTCAAGCCAGAGATGACAGACGAAAAGCGTAAGGAAGCCCTCAAGGGATGGGCAAAGGCAGTTGCAGCCACAAGAGGTTGGGCTAAAGACTGA